One window of the Streptomyces sp. ITFR-21 genome contains the following:
- a CDS encoding transposase family protein, whose protein sequence is MVTYVATLDVPRYVVDHLSRLAAHRRRIGTPRGSRALGPFRQAVPVLRWFRQQACVHCPAQDAGVSQATGYRHLHEGIGVLADQAPALHQVLDRCRREGMTHVILDGTLIESDRLAGVRDNGNDLWFSRKHKAFGGNVQFLSAPDGTPLWVSDVEPGSTPDITAARIHALPALYKAAAHGLPTPADKGHTGAGIGIHVPVRRPKSQSEQALHADTRTTNTLIRDLRALGERAAAELKERWRALKHVTLSPRRIGDIARAALVLNEIWK, encoded by the coding sequence TTGGTCACCTATGTTGCCACGCTCGACGTCCCGCGCTACGTCGTGGACCACCTGTCCCGGCTGGCCGCCCACCGTCGCCGCATCGGCACCCCGCGCGGCAGCCGGGCGCTCGGTCCGTTCCGTCAGGCCGTGCCCGTCCTGCGCTGGTTCCGCCAGCAAGCCTGCGTGCACTGCCCGGCACAGGACGCCGGAGTCTCCCAGGCCACCGGCTACCGCCACCTCCACGAGGGCATCGGCGTCCTCGCCGACCAAGCCCCCGCCCTGCACCAGGTCCTCGACCGCTGCCGACGCGAAGGCATGACGCACGTGATCCTCGACGGCACCCTCATCGAGTCCGACCGCCTCGCGGGCGTCCGCGACAACGGCAACGACTTGTGGTTCAGCCGGAAACACAAAGCGTTCGGCGGCAACGTGCAGTTCCTGTCCGCCCCGGACGGAACCCCCTTATGGGTCTCCGACGTCGAACCCGGCTCCACCCCCGACATCACCGCCGCCCGCATCCACGCACTGCCCGCCCTCTACAAGGCCGCCGCCCACGGGCTGCCGACCCCGGCAGACAAGGGCCACACCGGCGCCGGCATCGGCATCCACGTGCCGGTCCGCCGACCGAAAAGCCAGTCCGAGCAGGCCCTCCACGCCGACACCCGAACCACGAACACCCTCATCAGAGACCTCCGCGCACTCGGCGAACGCGCCGCCGCCGAACTCAAAGAACGCTGGCGCGCTCTCAAACACGTCACCCTCAGCCCACGCCGGATCGGCGACATCGCCCGCGCCGCACTCGTCCTCAACGAAATCTGGAAATGA